The following are encoded together in the Prionailurus viverrinus isolate Anna chromosome B3, UM_Priviv_1.0, whole genome shotgun sequence genome:
- the DET1 gene encoding DET1 homolog isoform X2 — translation MRCDNGSSCFHHQTSKDPEPKCHSPPGTPTDQLGQGRHPLASDQTSLEIYEYQGCQAAEDLLQGYEGEILSNGNDQRSVSIRGRLFERFFVLLHITNVAANGEHLNRECSLFTDDCRCVIVGSAAYLPDEPHPPFYEVYRNSESVTPNPRSPLEDYSLHIIDLHTGRLCDTRTFKCDKVVLSHNQGLYLYKNILAILSVQQQTIHVFQVTPEGTFIDVRTIGRFCYEDDLLTVSAVFPEVQRDSQTGMASPFRDPFINSLKHRLLVYLWRRAEQDGSAMAKRRFFQYFDQLRQLRMWKMQLLDENHLFIKYTSEDVVTLRVTDPSQASFFVVYNMVTTEVIAVFENTSDELLELFENFCDLFRNATLHSEVQFPCSASSNNFARQIQRRFKDTIVNAKYGGHTEAVRRLLGQLPISAQSYSGSPYLDLSLFSYDDKWVSVMERPKTCGDHPIRFYARDSGLLKFEIQAGLLGRPINHTVRRLVAFTFHPFEPFAISVQRTNAEYVVNFHMRHCCT, via the exons AGATGTGATAATGGATCATCATGTTTCCACCATCAAACCTCGAAGGATCCAGAACCAAAATGTCATTCACCGCCTGGAACGCCGACGGATCAGCTCGGGCAAGGCAGGCACCCACTGGCATCAG ACCAGACGTCTCTCGAGATCTATGAGTACCAGGGCTGCCAGGCAGCCGAGGACCTACTGCAGGGCTATGAGGGGGAGATCCTGTCCAACGGCAATGACCAGCGGTCGGTCAGCATCCGCGGCCGGCTCTTTGAACGCTTCTTCGTCCTGCTGCACATCACCAACGTGGCCGCCAACGGTGAGCACCTGAACCGGGAGTGCAGCCTCTTCACTGACGACTGTCGCTGTGTCATCGTGGGCTCAGCTGCCTACCTCCCGGATGAGCCGCATCCTCCTTTTTACGAAGTGTATCGCAACAGTGAGTCCGTGACCCCCAACCCCCGGTCCCCTCTGGAGGACTATTCCCTCCACATCATTGACCTTCACACCGGCCGCCTATGTGATACGCGCACCTTCAAGTGTGATAAAGTGGTCCTGTCGCACAACCAAGGGCTGTACCTGTACAAAAACATCCTGGCCATCTTGTCAGTGCAGCAGCAGACCATCCACGTCTTCCAGGTGACCCCTGAAGGCACTTTCATTGACGTGAGGACCATCGGCCGCTTCTGCTACGAGGATGACCTCCTCACCGTGTCAGCTGTCTTCCCTGAGGTGCAGCGGGACAGTCAGACGGGCATGGCCAGTCCTTTCCGAGATCCCTTCATCAACTCCCTCAAACACCGGCTGCTGGTGTACTTGTGGCGCCGGGCGGAGCAGGACGGGAGTGCGATGGCCAAGAGGCGCTTCTTCCAGTACTTTGACCAGCTGCGGCAGCTGCGCATGTGGAAAATGCAGCTTCTGGACGAAAACCATCTGTTTATCAAGTACACTAGTGAGGACGTGGTCACCCTGCGGGTCACGGATCCATCACAG GCATCTTTCTTTgtggtgtacaatatggtgacaACAGAAGTGATTGCTGTGTTTGAGAATACATCCGATGAGCTTTTAGAGCTCTTTGAGAACTTCTGTGACCTCTTCCGTAACGCCACCCTGCACAGTGAAGTCCAGTTTCCCTGCTCAGCTTCTAGCAACAATTTTGCAAGGCAGATCCAGCGCCG GTTTAAAGACACTATCGTAAACGCCAAGTACGGAGGGCACACGGAGGCAGTACGCCGGCTGCTGGGGCAGCTCCCCATCAGTGCCCAGTCTTACAGCGGTAGCCCCTaccttgatttgtctctcttcaGCTATGACGACAAGTGGGTGTCCGTCATGGAGCGACCCAAGACTTGTGGAGATCACCCTATCAG GTTCTATGCCCGGGACTCTGGTCTGCTCAAGTTTGAGATCCAGGCAGGCTTACTGGGCCGCCCCATCAACCACACAGTGCGGCGCCTTGTTGCATTCACCTTTCACCCTTTTGAGCCTTTTGCTATTTCCGTGCAGAGGACTAATGCCGAGTACGTTGTCAACTTCCACATGCGACACTGCTGCACGTAG
- the DET1 gene encoding DET1 homolog isoform X1, with translation MDHHVSTIKPRRIQNQNVIHRLERRRISSGKAGTHWHQVRVFHQNVFPNFTVVNVEKPPCFLRKFSPDGRYFIAFSSDQTSLEIYEYQGCQAAEDLLQGYEGEILSNGNDQRSVSIRGRLFERFFVLLHITNVAANGEHLNRECSLFTDDCRCVIVGSAAYLPDEPHPPFYEVYRNSESVTPNPRSPLEDYSLHIIDLHTGRLCDTRTFKCDKVVLSHNQGLYLYKNILAILSVQQQTIHVFQVTPEGTFIDVRTIGRFCYEDDLLTVSAVFPEVQRDSQTGMASPFRDPFINSLKHRLLVYLWRRAEQDGSAMAKRRFFQYFDQLRQLRMWKMQLLDENHLFIKYTSEDVVTLRVTDPSQASFFVVYNMVTTEVIAVFENTSDELLELFENFCDLFRNATLHSEVQFPCSASSNNFARQIQRRFKDTIVNAKYGGHTEAVRRLLGQLPISAQSYSGSPYLDLSLFSYDDKWVSVMERPKTCGDHPIRFYARDSGLLKFEIQAGLLGRPINHTVRRLVAFTFHPFEPFAISVQRTNAEYVVNFHMRHCCT, from the exons ATGGATCATCATGTTTCCACCATCAAACCTCGAAGGATCCAGAACCAAAATGTCATTCACCGCCTGGAACGCCGACGGATCAGCTCGGGCAAGGCAGGCACCCACTGGCATCAGGTCCGAGTATTCCACCAGAATGTCTTCCCCAACTTCACGGTCGTCAATGTTGAAAAGCCTCCTTGTTTCTTGCGTAAATTCTCACCTGATGGACGCTACTTTATTGCTTTCTCTTCAGACCAGACGTCTCTCGAGATCTATGAGTACCAGGGCTGCCAGGCAGCCGAGGACCTACTGCAGGGCTATGAGGGGGAGATCCTGTCCAACGGCAATGACCAGCGGTCGGTCAGCATCCGCGGCCGGCTCTTTGAACGCTTCTTCGTCCTGCTGCACATCACCAACGTGGCCGCCAACGGTGAGCACCTGAACCGGGAGTGCAGCCTCTTCACTGACGACTGTCGCTGTGTCATCGTGGGCTCAGCTGCCTACCTCCCGGATGAGCCGCATCCTCCTTTTTACGAAGTGTATCGCAACAGTGAGTCCGTGACCCCCAACCCCCGGTCCCCTCTGGAGGACTATTCCCTCCACATCATTGACCTTCACACCGGCCGCCTATGTGATACGCGCACCTTCAAGTGTGATAAAGTGGTCCTGTCGCACAACCAAGGGCTGTACCTGTACAAAAACATCCTGGCCATCTTGTCAGTGCAGCAGCAGACCATCCACGTCTTCCAGGTGACCCCTGAAGGCACTTTCATTGACGTGAGGACCATCGGCCGCTTCTGCTACGAGGATGACCTCCTCACCGTGTCAGCTGTCTTCCCTGAGGTGCAGCGGGACAGTCAGACGGGCATGGCCAGTCCTTTCCGAGATCCCTTCATCAACTCCCTCAAACACCGGCTGCTGGTGTACTTGTGGCGCCGGGCGGAGCAGGACGGGAGTGCGATGGCCAAGAGGCGCTTCTTCCAGTACTTTGACCAGCTGCGGCAGCTGCGCATGTGGAAAATGCAGCTTCTGGACGAAAACCATCTGTTTATCAAGTACACTAGTGAGGACGTGGTCACCCTGCGGGTCACGGATCCATCACAG GCATCTTTCTTTgtggtgtacaatatggtgacaACAGAAGTGATTGCTGTGTTTGAGAATACATCCGATGAGCTTTTAGAGCTCTTTGAGAACTTCTGTGACCTCTTCCGTAACGCCACCCTGCACAGTGAAGTCCAGTTTCCCTGCTCAGCTTCTAGCAACAATTTTGCAAGGCAGATCCAGCGCCG GTTTAAAGACACTATCGTAAACGCCAAGTACGGAGGGCACACGGAGGCAGTACGCCGGCTGCTGGGGCAGCTCCCCATCAGTGCCCAGTCTTACAGCGGTAGCCCCTaccttgatttgtctctcttcaGCTATGACGACAAGTGGGTGTCCGTCATGGAGCGACCCAAGACTTGTGGAGATCACCCTATCAG GTTCTATGCCCGGGACTCTGGTCTGCTCAAGTTTGAGATCCAGGCAGGCTTACTGGGCCGCCCCATCAACCACACAGTGCGGCGCCTTGTTGCATTCACCTTTCACCCTTTTGAGCCTTTTGCTATTTCCGTGCAGAGGACTAATGCCGAGTACGTTGTCAACTTCCACATGCGACACTGCTGCACGTAG
- the DET1 gene encoding DET1 homolog isoform X4, translating to MDHHVSTIKPRRIQNQNVIHRLERRRISSGKAGTHWHQVRVFHQNVFPNFTVVNVEKPPCFLRKFSPDGRYFIAFSSDQTSLEIYEYQGCQAAEDLLQGYEGEILSNGNDQRSVSIRGRLFERFFVLLHITNVAANGEHLNRECSLFTDDCRCVIVGSAAYLPDEPHPPFYEVYRNSESVTPNPRSPLEDYSLHIIDLHTGRLCDTRTFKCDKVVLSHNQGLYLYKNILAILSVQQQTIHVFQVTPEGTFIDVRTIGRFCYEDDLLTVSAVFPEVQRDSQTGMASPFRDPFINSLKHRLLVYLWRRAEQDGSAMAKRRFFQYFDQLRQLRMWKMQLLDENHLFIKYTSEDVVTLRVTDPSQASFFVVYNMVTTEVIAVFENTSDELLELFENFCDLFRNATLHSEVQFPCSASSNNFARQIQRRFKDTIVNAKYGGHTEAVRRLLGQLPISAQSYSGSPYLDLSLFSYDDKWVSVMERPKTCGDHPIRAATE from the exons ATGGATCATCATGTTTCCACCATCAAACCTCGAAGGATCCAGAACCAAAATGTCATTCACCGCCTGGAACGCCGACGGATCAGCTCGGGCAAGGCAGGCACCCACTGGCATCAGGTCCGAGTATTCCACCAGAATGTCTTCCCCAACTTCACGGTCGTCAATGTTGAAAAGCCTCCTTGTTTCTTGCGTAAATTCTCACCTGATGGACGCTACTTTATTGCTTTCTCTTCAGACCAGACGTCTCTCGAGATCTATGAGTACCAGGGCTGCCAGGCAGCCGAGGACCTACTGCAGGGCTATGAGGGGGAGATCCTGTCCAACGGCAATGACCAGCGGTCGGTCAGCATCCGCGGCCGGCTCTTTGAACGCTTCTTCGTCCTGCTGCACATCACCAACGTGGCCGCCAACGGTGAGCACCTGAACCGGGAGTGCAGCCTCTTCACTGACGACTGTCGCTGTGTCATCGTGGGCTCAGCTGCCTACCTCCCGGATGAGCCGCATCCTCCTTTTTACGAAGTGTATCGCAACAGTGAGTCCGTGACCCCCAACCCCCGGTCCCCTCTGGAGGACTATTCCCTCCACATCATTGACCTTCACACCGGCCGCCTATGTGATACGCGCACCTTCAAGTGTGATAAAGTGGTCCTGTCGCACAACCAAGGGCTGTACCTGTACAAAAACATCCTGGCCATCTTGTCAGTGCAGCAGCAGACCATCCACGTCTTCCAGGTGACCCCTGAAGGCACTTTCATTGACGTGAGGACCATCGGCCGCTTCTGCTACGAGGATGACCTCCTCACCGTGTCAGCTGTCTTCCCTGAGGTGCAGCGGGACAGTCAGACGGGCATGGCCAGTCCTTTCCGAGATCCCTTCATCAACTCCCTCAAACACCGGCTGCTGGTGTACTTGTGGCGCCGGGCGGAGCAGGACGGGAGTGCGATGGCCAAGAGGCGCTTCTTCCAGTACTTTGACCAGCTGCGGCAGCTGCGCATGTGGAAAATGCAGCTTCTGGACGAAAACCATCTGTTTATCAAGTACACTAGTGAGGACGTGGTCACCCTGCGGGTCACGGATCCATCACAG GCATCTTTCTTTgtggtgtacaatatggtgacaACAGAAGTGATTGCTGTGTTTGAGAATACATCCGATGAGCTTTTAGAGCTCTTTGAGAACTTCTGTGACCTCTTCCGTAACGCCACCCTGCACAGTGAAGTCCAGTTTCCCTGCTCAGCTTCTAGCAACAATTTTGCAAGGCAGATCCAGCGCCG GTTTAAAGACACTATCGTAAACGCCAAGTACGGAGGGCACACGGAGGCAGTACGCCGGCTGCTGGGGCAGCTCCCCATCAGTGCCCAGTCTTACAGCGGTAGCCCCTaccttgatttgtctctcttcaGCTATGACGACAAGTGGGTGTCCGTCATGGAGCGACCCAAGACTTGTGGAGATCACCCTATCAG
- the DET1 gene encoding DET1 homolog isoform X3, translating into MDHHVSTIKPRRIQNQNVIHRLERRRISSGKAGTHWHQVRVFHQNVFPNFTVVNVEKPPCFLRKFSPDGRYFIAFSSDQTSLEIYEYQGCQAAEDLLQGYEGEILSNGNDQRSVSIRGRLFERFFVLLHITNVAANGEHLNRECSLFTDDCRCVIVGSAAYLPDEPHPPFYEVYRNSESVTPNPRSPLEDYSLHIIDLHTGRLCDTRTFKCDKVVLSHNQGLYLYKNILAILSVQQQTIHVFQVTPEGTFIDVRTIGRFCYEDDLLTVSAVFPEVQRDSQTGMASPFRDPFINSLKHRLLVYLWRRAEQDGSAMAKRRFFQYFDQLRQLRMWKMQLLDENHLFIKYTSEDVVTLRVTDPSQASFFVVYNMVTTEVIAVFENTSDELLELFENFCDLFRNATLHSEVQFPCSASSNNFARQIQRRFKDTIVNAKYGGHTEAVRRLLGQLPISAQSYSGSPYLDLSLFSYDDKWVSVMERPKTCGDHPISHRVSAFWN; encoded by the exons ATGGATCATCATGTTTCCACCATCAAACCTCGAAGGATCCAGAACCAAAATGTCATTCACCGCCTGGAACGCCGACGGATCAGCTCGGGCAAGGCAGGCACCCACTGGCATCAGGTCCGAGTATTCCACCAGAATGTCTTCCCCAACTTCACGGTCGTCAATGTTGAAAAGCCTCCTTGTTTCTTGCGTAAATTCTCACCTGATGGACGCTACTTTATTGCTTTCTCTTCAGACCAGACGTCTCTCGAGATCTATGAGTACCAGGGCTGCCAGGCAGCCGAGGACCTACTGCAGGGCTATGAGGGGGAGATCCTGTCCAACGGCAATGACCAGCGGTCGGTCAGCATCCGCGGCCGGCTCTTTGAACGCTTCTTCGTCCTGCTGCACATCACCAACGTGGCCGCCAACGGTGAGCACCTGAACCGGGAGTGCAGCCTCTTCACTGACGACTGTCGCTGTGTCATCGTGGGCTCAGCTGCCTACCTCCCGGATGAGCCGCATCCTCCTTTTTACGAAGTGTATCGCAACAGTGAGTCCGTGACCCCCAACCCCCGGTCCCCTCTGGAGGACTATTCCCTCCACATCATTGACCTTCACACCGGCCGCCTATGTGATACGCGCACCTTCAAGTGTGATAAAGTGGTCCTGTCGCACAACCAAGGGCTGTACCTGTACAAAAACATCCTGGCCATCTTGTCAGTGCAGCAGCAGACCATCCACGTCTTCCAGGTGACCCCTGAAGGCACTTTCATTGACGTGAGGACCATCGGCCGCTTCTGCTACGAGGATGACCTCCTCACCGTGTCAGCTGTCTTCCCTGAGGTGCAGCGGGACAGTCAGACGGGCATGGCCAGTCCTTTCCGAGATCCCTTCATCAACTCCCTCAAACACCGGCTGCTGGTGTACTTGTGGCGCCGGGCGGAGCAGGACGGGAGTGCGATGGCCAAGAGGCGCTTCTTCCAGTACTTTGACCAGCTGCGGCAGCTGCGCATGTGGAAAATGCAGCTTCTGGACGAAAACCATCTGTTTATCAAGTACACTAGTGAGGACGTGGTCACCCTGCGGGTCACGGATCCATCACAG GCATCTTTCTTTgtggtgtacaatatggtgacaACAGAAGTGATTGCTGTGTTTGAGAATACATCCGATGAGCTTTTAGAGCTCTTTGAGAACTTCTGTGACCTCTTCCGTAACGCCACCCTGCACAGTGAAGTCCAGTTTCCCTGCTCAGCTTCTAGCAACAATTTTGCAAGGCAGATCCAGCGCCG GTTTAAAGACACTATCGTAAACGCCAAGTACGGAGGGCACACGGAGGCAGTACGCCGGCTGCTGGGGCAGCTCCCCATCAGTGCCCAGTCTTACAGCGGTAGCCCCTaccttgatttgtctctcttcaGCTATGACGACAAGTGGGTGTCCGTCATGGAGCGACCCAAGACTTGTGGAGATCACCCTATCAG
- the DET1 gene encoding DET1 homolog isoform X5 gives MDHHVSTIKPRRIQNQNVIHRLERRRISSGKAGTHWHQVRVFHQNVFPNFTVVNVEKPPCFLRKFSPDGRYFIAFSSDQTSLEIYEYQGCQAAEDLLQGYEGEILSNGNDQRSVSIRGRLFERFFVLLHITNVAANGEHLNRECSLFTDDCRCVIVGSAAYLPDEPHPPFYEVYRNSESVTPNPRSPLEDYSLHIIDLHTGRLCDTRTFKCDKVVLSHNQGLYLYKNILAILSVQQQTIHVFQVTPEGTFIDVRTIGRFCYEDDLLTVSAVFPEVQRDSQTGMASPFRDPFINSLKHRLLVYLWRRAEQDGSAMAKRRFFQYFDQLRQLRMWKMQLLDENHLFIKYTSEDVVTLRVTDPSQASFFVVYNMVTTEVIAVFENTSDELLELFENFCDLFRNATLHSEVQFPCSASSNNFARQIQRRFKDTIVNAKYGGHTEAVRRLLGQLPISAQSYSGSPYLDLSLFSYDDKWVSVMERPKTCGDHPIRDQGE, from the exons ATGGATCATCATGTTTCCACCATCAAACCTCGAAGGATCCAGAACCAAAATGTCATTCACCGCCTGGAACGCCGACGGATCAGCTCGGGCAAGGCAGGCACCCACTGGCATCAGGTCCGAGTATTCCACCAGAATGTCTTCCCCAACTTCACGGTCGTCAATGTTGAAAAGCCTCCTTGTTTCTTGCGTAAATTCTCACCTGATGGACGCTACTTTATTGCTTTCTCTTCAGACCAGACGTCTCTCGAGATCTATGAGTACCAGGGCTGCCAGGCAGCCGAGGACCTACTGCAGGGCTATGAGGGGGAGATCCTGTCCAACGGCAATGACCAGCGGTCGGTCAGCATCCGCGGCCGGCTCTTTGAACGCTTCTTCGTCCTGCTGCACATCACCAACGTGGCCGCCAACGGTGAGCACCTGAACCGGGAGTGCAGCCTCTTCACTGACGACTGTCGCTGTGTCATCGTGGGCTCAGCTGCCTACCTCCCGGATGAGCCGCATCCTCCTTTTTACGAAGTGTATCGCAACAGTGAGTCCGTGACCCCCAACCCCCGGTCCCCTCTGGAGGACTATTCCCTCCACATCATTGACCTTCACACCGGCCGCCTATGTGATACGCGCACCTTCAAGTGTGATAAAGTGGTCCTGTCGCACAACCAAGGGCTGTACCTGTACAAAAACATCCTGGCCATCTTGTCAGTGCAGCAGCAGACCATCCACGTCTTCCAGGTGACCCCTGAAGGCACTTTCATTGACGTGAGGACCATCGGCCGCTTCTGCTACGAGGATGACCTCCTCACCGTGTCAGCTGTCTTCCCTGAGGTGCAGCGGGACAGTCAGACGGGCATGGCCAGTCCTTTCCGAGATCCCTTCATCAACTCCCTCAAACACCGGCTGCTGGTGTACTTGTGGCGCCGGGCGGAGCAGGACGGGAGTGCGATGGCCAAGAGGCGCTTCTTCCAGTACTTTGACCAGCTGCGGCAGCTGCGCATGTGGAAAATGCAGCTTCTGGACGAAAACCATCTGTTTATCAAGTACACTAGTGAGGACGTGGTCACCCTGCGGGTCACGGATCCATCACAG GCATCTTTCTTTgtggtgtacaatatggtgacaACAGAAGTGATTGCTGTGTTTGAGAATACATCCGATGAGCTTTTAGAGCTCTTTGAGAACTTCTGTGACCTCTTCCGTAACGCCACCCTGCACAGTGAAGTCCAGTTTCCCTGCTCAGCTTCTAGCAACAATTTTGCAAGGCAGATCCAGCGCCG GTTTAAAGACACTATCGTAAACGCCAAGTACGGAGGGCACACGGAGGCAGTACGCCGGCTGCTGGGGCAGCTCCCCATCAGTGCCCAGTCTTACAGCGGTAGCCCCTaccttgatttgtctctcttcaGCTATGACGACAAGTGGGTGTCCGTCATGGAGCGACCCAAGACTTGTGGAGATCACCCTATCAG